Proteins found in one Mangifera indica cultivar Alphonso chromosome 15, CATAS_Mindica_2.1, whole genome shotgun sequence genomic segment:
- the LOC123197186 gene encoding probable mediator of RNA polymerase II transcription subunit 26b, producing MSGSLDNWRNYFRTANGDIFDIIDHAVMVAALDCPKEFKLRRDRIAEKLFTCKVTQCLGCKRVELNVPCNESDDDEEDEMIGRKRDEGGGSKESKVNSSRDDWDNDNDLHINVDNDNQILSNFSFGEAEALTDEIEEESQIVGEVLRIKEILDSSQDESDSMLFDCLRRLQLMDLTVDTLKATEIGKAVNSLKKHGSKQIRHLSRTLIQGWKDLVNEWVSATKAIAVVAESTPDSMDPSVLDEEEGLPFPPLDDLAFFVTPTTGMELSQFFDGMDDDGNPRNSGEFIKNRENGRKPSVEQQNIVKRKQQTTDEVNLRAKDNKSQQTKRLDSVAKPNKPSNTHSGPGRPPKQSMGQGMNNESNVEQKTDKAAIHKRPLNCQQDRFKLSDEVAVQAKLEATKRKLQESYQQAQNAKKQRTIQVMDLHDLPKQGLGHRNPQVRPGNHNRHWANGRR from the exons aTGTCAGGGTCTTTAGATAACTGGAGAAATTATTTCCGCACCGCAAATGGGGATATATTCGATATCATCGACCACGCGGTGATGGTTGCAGCTTTGGATTGTCCAAAAGAATTCAAATTGAGAAGGGATCGAATTGCAGAGAAGTTGTTTACGTGTAAGGTGACTCAGTGTTTAGGCTGTAAAAGGGTGGAGTTGAATGTTCCTTGTAATGAGtctgatgatgatgaagaagatgaaatgaTCGGTCGTAAAAGAGATGAAGGAGGTGGAAGTAAAGAAAGTAAGGTTAATAGTAGTCGGGATGATTGGGATAATGATAATGATCTTCATATAAATGTTGATAATGATAATCAGATTCTTAGTAATTTTAGCTTCGGAGAAGCTGAGGCATTGACTGATGAGATTGAAGAGGAATCACAAATTGTAGGAGAGGTGTTGAGAATTAAAGAGATTCTTGACAGCAGCCAAGATGAG TCTGATTCCATGTTGTTTGATTGCTTGAGGAGGCTTCAATTGATGGATTTGACTGTGGATACTCTCAAG GCGACCGAGATTGGGAAGGCTGTTAATAGCCTCAAAAAGCATGGTTCCAAACAAATTCGACATCTTTCTCGAACTCTTATACA GGGTTGGAAGGATTTGGTCAATGAATGGGTCAGTGCTACAAAGGCTATTGCAG TGGTTGCAGAAAGTACTCCTGATTCTATGGACCCATCTGTTCTTGACGAAGAAGAAGGGCTTCCATTTCCTCCTCTGGATGATTTAGCTTTCTTCGTAACTCCAACCACTGGAATGGAGCTCTCACAG TTCTTTGATGGCATGGATGATGATGGAA ATCCTCGGAACAGTGGGGAATTCATCAAGAACCgtgaaaatggaagaaaaccATCAGTGGAGCAACAAAATATTGTGAAGCGAAAACAGCAAACTACAGACGAGGTGAATCTGCGTGCTAAGGACAATAAGAGTCAACAAACGAAGAGACTTGATTCTGTTGCGAAACCTAATAAACCATCGAACACCCATTCTGGACCTGGTAGACCTCCCAAGCAAAGTATGGGGCAAGGAATGAATAATGAATCAAATGTTGAGCAGAAAACAGATAAGGCTGCCATCCACAAGAGGCCACTGAACTGTCAACAAGAT AGATTCAAGTTGTCAGATGAAGTTGCAGTCCAAGCAAAACTTGAAGCCACTAAGAGGAAACTTCAAGAGAGTTATCAACAGGCCCAAAACG CAAAGAAGCAAAGGACAATTCAGGTGATGGACTtgcatgatctcccaaagcaaGGACTTGGCCATAGAAATCCACAGGTGAGGCCTGGGAACCATAACAGGCATTGGGCAAATGGTCGGCGGTAA